One window of the Nicotiana tabacum cultivar K326 chromosome 4, ASM71507v2, whole genome shotgun sequence genome contains the following:
- the LOC107797304 gene encoding uncharacterized protein LOC107797304 → MVDEDLKKRGRLELRKKKSTNNETEDSKYMPTLPFPRKQRREKLDKQFERFLEVFKQVHVNIPFTEVLSQMPAYANFMKEILSKKRKVEDTSVLKLTAHCSAILQNKIPNKCGDSGSFTIPCSLGSTIFQKSLCDLGASINLMSLSIFRKLEGETGEIRSIPIFLLLANQTTIIPKGMVEDVLVRVGKFVIPVHFIVVNM, encoded by the coding sequence ATGGtagatgaagatttgaagaagagGGGAAGATTAGAGctcagaaaaaaaaaatcaacaaataaTGAGACTGAAGATAGCAAGTACATGCCAACTCTACCTTTCCCCCGGAAACAAAGAAGAGAGAAGTTGGACAAACAATTCGAGCGCTTTCTAGAAGTGTTCAAGCAGGTGCATGTGAATATACCTTTCACAGAGGTGCTCTCTCAGATGCCAGCTTATGCTAATTTCATGAAGGAGATATTGTCCAAGAAGCGGAAAGTGGAAGATACATCGGTTCTCAAGCTGACAGCGCATTGTAGTGCCATCTTGCAAAATAAGATCCCTAATAAATGTGGAGAttcagggagttttactataccttgctctttaggaagtACTATATTTCAAAAATCTTTGTGCGATTTAGGTGCTTCTATTAATCTTATGTCATTGTCTATTTTCAGGAAATTAGAGGGAGAGACTGGAGAAATCAGGTCGATACCTATATTCTTGCTGCTGGCGAATCAGACCACAATCATACCTAAAGGAATGGTGGAAGATGTGTTGGTTCGGGTTGGCAAATTTGTAATCCCTGTGCACTTCATTGTGGTGAACATGTAG